The Leptospira ellinghausenii genome contains the following window.
TTTGAAAGTTCCGAGGCTTTATTTTCTGACTTAAAACTCCTCTACCAGTTGGATTTATTTCCGTTTGTTGTGTTGGAAGAGGATAGTTTCCAATACTTAAAAGTTTTTTTCCCACTCGAACAAATGGGAGCCAATCCAAACGATGAAAAGACATTAGGTTTTTCTTATGAAATCATCGCAAGAGAAGAACCACTTCGTGAATCGGTTAAAACTTCCATTCAAAAGAAAAAAATCCCCATCCTACTTTGGAACGATGAAATTGAAAAACTTGAATCCGTCTTAGATCGATGTAGGGCAATTTTACATTCATCAAAAGTGATCTATGTGTCCATCGATGGTCCATTCAAAGATCCAAATTCTGGAAAAGTAAAATCAATCCTACAAATGGAAAATACCTTTCCTGTTCCTAGTGGAGTCACTATTACCGAAAGCCAAAAAGAATTCATCCAACTTTCAGAGGCAATGCTTTCCAAAATTGAGGATCCAAAATTCAGTATTGTTCTCACTTCACCATTCACATTGTTAACGGAACTTTTTACAGTAAAGGGAAGTGGAACACTTGTAAAACGGAAAAACAAAATCCATAAGTTCGAATCCACTGATGGTGTGGATATGGTGCGTCTCTTTCGTTTGATTGAAGAATCATTTGGGAAAAAACTAAAACCAGATTTTTTTCAAAGTAAGTTTGATGTATTATTTTTGGAAGAATCCTATCGGGCC
Protein-coding sequences here:
- a CDS encoding acetylglutamate kinase: MKSKDILSRVFEITRDPRDGLLFLKEFQSLSPESFAILYADSETIFESSEALFSDLKLLYQLDLFPFVVLEEDSFQYLKVFFPLEQMGANPNDEKTLGFSYEIIAREEPLRESVKTSIQKKKIPILLWNDEIEKLESVLDRCRAILHSSKVIYVSIDGPFKDPNSGKVKSILQMENTFPVPSGVTITESQKEFIQLSEAMLSKIEDPKFSIVLTSPFTLLTELFTVKGSGTLVKRKNKIHKFESTDGVDMVRLFRLIEESFGKKLKPDFFQSKFDVLFLEESYRACAWMQKTEYGYLLSKFAVNGVARGAGVGRDIWDQILEHCSPLFWRSKPDNTINKWYMSIAQGIEKDSSWYYYWLGVDQSLIPGIISLLKSQPEDFGLPNPSSDV